One stretch of Clavibacter californiensis DNA includes these proteins:
- a CDS encoding recombinase family protein, whose translation MTTMIGYLRVSTEEQVSSGLGLDAQRDTIQRYADAHGWDVVWYEDAGLSAKSLNRPALQQALTRLHPKRRDVNGIVVAKLDRLSRSVHDFSGLLRLANARRWSVVAIDLGVDTSTPTGRLVANVMMSVAEWEREMIGARTSAAMQAAKRQGRHMGRVSSLPQATGERLLALRATHTLTDTAERLNVELIKTATGTCWSANAVAKAQRRLNGLHSG comes from the coding sequence ATGACCACGATGATCGGCTACCTCCGCGTCTCGACCGAGGAGCAGGTCAGCAGCGGGCTCGGGCTCGACGCCCAGCGCGACACCATCCAGCGTTACGCCGACGCGCACGGGTGGGACGTGGTCTGGTATGAGGACGCGGGCCTAAGCGCCAAATCGCTAAACCGCCCCGCTCTACAGCAGGCCCTCACCCGACTGCACCCGAAGCGTCGTGACGTGAACGGCATCGTGGTCGCCAAGCTCGACCGACTTAGCCGCAGCGTGCATGACTTCTCAGGCCTGCTCCGCTTGGCCAACGCGCGCCGGTGGTCAGTCGTGGCGATCGACCTCGGCGTCGACACCAGCACCCCCACCGGCCGGCTCGTGGCGAACGTGATGATGAGCGTGGCTGAGTGGGAGCGGGAGATGATCGGGGCGCGTACGTCGGCTGCCATGCAGGCCGCCAAGCGTCAGGGCAGGCATATGGGCAGGGTGTCCTCACTCCCCCAGGCCACCGGCGAACGCCTGCTGGCGCTCCGCGCCACGCATACCCTTACCGACACCGCGGAGCGGCTTAACGTGGAACTCATTAAAACGGCGACAGGCACATGCTGGTCAGCCAACGCAGTGGCAAAGGCACAAAGACGTCTCAACGGCTTACATAGCGGATAG
- a CDS encoding WhiB family transcriptional regulator, which produces MTANEAWDALSETLEDNAPACRGDERFTADRLTDRQREDCESICGRCIVVDLCDTYALTARVEAGYWGGHIYSPKGRR; this is translated from the coding sequence GTGACCGCCAATGAAGCGTGGGATGCCCTGAGTGAAACGCTGGAGGACAACGCGCCCGCGTGCCGTGGAGACGAGCGCTTCACCGCAGACCGCCTGACCGACCGGCAGCGCGAGGACTGCGAGTCCATATGCGGGCGCTGCATCGTGGTCGACCTGTGCGACACGTACGCCCTCACGGCCCGCGTCGAGGCCGGGTACTGGGGCGGCCACATCTACTCGCCCAAGGGGCGACGGTGA
- a CDS encoding DUF4314 domain-containing protein → MSHLTPRRVRLLLMADSTALVRSGTTGTVQQVDDTGTVHVLWDDGAMLGLLPGHDVWDELCALCGHVLLPGCCPAYPTVREPEGDR, encoded by the coding sequence ATGTCACACCTCACACCGCGCCGCGTGCGCCTCCTCCTCATGGCGGACTCGACCGCCCTCGTCCGTAGCGGCACGACCGGAACCGTGCAGCAAGTGGACGACACCGGAACGGTCCACGTGCTCTGGGACGACGGCGCGATGCTCGGTCTCCTTCCGGGCCACGACGTATGGGACGAGCTGTGCGCGCTCTGCGGTCACGTTCTCCTGCCGGGGTGCTGCCCCGCCTACCCGACCGTGCGTGAGCCGGAGGGCGACCGATGA
- a CDS encoding AAA family ATPase, whose product MTVRKSTTPVRKKPTVPRVPKVPDVDGLLPEGERRELEVQEKVRQLEVTDEARRRLEEAKAGALEIPTPESLSRFLRRKMPPERYVIDNLWPVGGNIMFSAQRKAGKTTIGHNLMRSLVDGDPFMDHFDVLTTRRVLLLDFEMSDRMLQHWLKDQRIRNTANLKVVNMRGKAGSFRITDDKMRARWARVIEDTGAEVLVVDPMRPVLDAIGLKEANEGGPFLQAFDALKVEAGVSEGMIAHHHGHVAERAAGDSRFEGWPDAIWNVTRQDMTDPDSFRYFEAFGRDVSVPKGMVLMNESRRVAFKTDIPEETKSAVMDRLVMWLLEQNGERNTGQIQDAGIKGINKNNVAERMRTAVSTGRVEIREGERGSKWYRPAQHP is encoded by the coding sequence ATGACCGTGCGCAAGAGCACGACCCCGGTCCGCAAGAAGCCGACCGTGCCCAGGGTGCCGAAGGTGCCCGACGTCGACGGGTTGCTGCCGGAGGGCGAGCGCCGAGAGCTCGAAGTCCAGGAGAAGGTGCGGCAGCTGGAGGTCACCGACGAGGCCCGCCGTCGTCTAGAGGAGGCCAAGGCGGGCGCACTGGAGATCCCTACGCCGGAGTCGCTGTCGAGGTTCCTCCGCAGGAAGATGCCGCCGGAGCGGTACGTGATCGACAACCTTTGGCCCGTGGGCGGAAACATCATGTTCTCGGCGCAGCGCAAGGCAGGCAAGACGACCATCGGCCACAACCTGATGCGTTCGCTGGTGGACGGCGACCCGTTCATGGATCACTTCGACGTGCTCACTACGCGGCGCGTGCTGCTGCTCGACTTTGAGATGTCCGACCGGATGCTTCAGCACTGGCTGAAGGACCAGCGGATCCGCAACACGGCCAACCTCAAGGTCGTCAACATGCGGGGCAAGGCGGGGTCGTTCCGCATTACCGACGACAAGATGCGCGCGCGGTGGGCGCGGGTCATTGAGGACACCGGAGCCGAGGTGCTCGTCGTGGACCCCATGCGCCCTGTGCTCGACGCGATCGGCCTCAAGGAAGCGAACGAAGGCGGCCCGTTCCTGCAGGCGTTCGACGCGCTCAAGGTCGAGGCAGGCGTGAGCGAGGGCATGATCGCCCATCACCACGGCCATGTCGCTGAACGTGCTGCCGGTGACAGTCGCTTCGAGGGCTGGCCGGATGCCATCTGGAACGTGACCCGCCAGGACATGACCGACCCCGACTCCTTCCGCTACTTCGAGGCGTTCGGCCGGGACGTGAGTGTGCCCAAGGGCATGGTCCTGATGAACGAGTCGAGGCGGGTGGCGTTCAAGACGGACATTCCGGAGGAGACCAAGTCCGCCGTCATGGACCGGCTGGTCATGTGGCTGCTGGAACAGAACGGCGAACGCAACACGGGACAAATCCAGGATGCGGGCATCAAGGGCATCAACAAGAACAACGTCGCCGAGCGAATGCGTACGGCCGTGAGTACGGGTCGGGTCGAGATACGCGAAGGAGAACGCGGTTCCAAGTGGTACCGCCCCGCCCAGCACCCCTAG
- a CDS encoding bifunctional DNA primase/polymerase — translation MNGNRYRALRLAEAGWAVLPLDGKRPVTPHGHLDATTDPNTIRRLWGDQDWNVGSPVPHNLLVLDVDPRNGGSVEELEQRAGAALPPTLEVISGRRDGGRHLYFMRPFERPYRGNIPQGIDVKTNGYMVMPPSTHPDTGKSYKWVQRDIARLPREVVALMLPRRRASRRTATGVDALALATWLRKVSVGERHDSLLWAASRLHEAGAGDRQLDLLIDAAEDIGFNPREARRVVESARKVVHR, via the coding sequence GTGAACGGCAATCGTTACCGCGCGCTGCGTCTTGCCGAAGCGGGGTGGGCGGTCCTACCGCTCGACGGCAAGCGTCCCGTCACGCCCCACGGCCACCTCGACGCGACGACGGACCCGAACACCATCCGTCGACTGTGGGGCGACCAGGACTGGAACGTCGGCTCACCCGTGCCGCACAACCTGCTCGTCCTCGACGTGGACCCCCGCAACGGTGGAAGCGTTGAGGAGTTGGAGCAGCGCGCCGGGGCGGCCCTGCCGCCAACCCTGGAAGTGATCAGTGGTCGCCGTGACGGTGGGCGGCACCTGTACTTCATGCGGCCGTTCGAGCGCCCGTACCGCGGGAACATCCCGCAGGGCATCGATGTCAAGACAAACGGCTACATGGTCATGCCGCCGAGCACGCACCCCGACACCGGCAAGAGCTACAAGTGGGTCCAGCGGGACATCGCGCGCCTGCCCCGTGAGGTCGTCGCGCTGATGCTGCCGCGTAGGCGGGCGTCTCGTCGTACGGCCACCGGGGTGGATGCCCTGGCCCTGGCCACGTGGCTGCGGAAGGTGAGCGTGGGCGAGCGCCACGACAGCCTCCTGTGGGCGGCAAGCCGTCTGCACGAAGCCGGAGCCGGCGACCGCCAGCTGGACCTGCTCATCGACGCCGCGGAGGACATCGGCTTCAACCCCCGGGAGGCACGCCGTGTTGTCGAATCTGCCCGGAAGGTGGTTCACAGATGA